Proteins encoded within one genomic window of Oncorhynchus masou masou isolate Uvic2021 chromosome 1, UVic_Omas_1.1, whole genome shotgun sequence:
- the LOC135539925 gene encoding serine/threonine-protein phosphatase PP1-gamma catalytic subunit A, whose product MADVDKLNIDSIIQRLLEVRGAKPGKNVQLQENEIRGLCLKSREIFLSQPILLELEAPLKICGDIHGQYYDLLRLFEYGGFPPESNYLFLGDYVDRGKQSLETICLLLAYKIKYPENFFLLRGNHECASINRIYGFYDECKRRYNIKLWKTFTDCFNCLPIAAIVDEKIFCCHGGLSPDLQSMEQIRRVMRPTDVPDQGLLCDLLWSDPDKDVLGWGENDRGVSFTFGSEVVAKFLHKHDLDLICRAHQVVEDGYEFFAKRQLVTLFSAPNYCGEFDNAGAMMSVDETLMCSFQILKPAEKKKPNGSRPVTPPRNMVTKQGKK is encoded by the exons ATGGCCGATGTTGACAAACTCAACATAGACAGTATCATCCAGCGTCTTTTAGAAG TCAGGGGAGCAAAGCCTGGTAAGAATGTGCAGCTGCAGGAGAACGAAATCCGAGGATTGTGCCTCAAGTCCAGGGAGATATTTCTCAGCCAACCTATCCTTCTTGAACTTGAAGCCCCCCTCAAGATCTGTG GTGACATCCATGGGCAATATTACGACCTATTGAGGCTGTTTGAGTATGGGGGTTTCCCTCCTGAGAGCAACTACCTATTTCTGGGAGACTATGTGGACAGGGGGAAGCAGTCTCTGGAGACCATCTGTCTGCTTTTGGCCTACAAAATCAAATACCCGGAGAACTTCTTCCTGCTGAGAGGGAATCATGAGTGCGCCTCCATCAACAGAATATATGGATTCTATGATGAGT GTAAAAGAAGGTACAACATCAAGCTCTGGAAAACATTTACAGATTGCTTTAACTGCCTCCCTATTGCTGCCATTGTTGATGAGAAGATCTTCTGTTGCCATGGAG GGTTGTCACCAGACCTCCAGTCCATGGAGCAGATCAGGCGCGTCATGCGGCCCACCGACGTCCCCGACCAGGGCCTCCTGTGTGACCTGCTCTGGTCAGATCCAGACAAGGATGTCCTCGGCTGGGGAGAGAATGACAGAGGCGTCTCATTTACTTTTGGCTCAGAAGTTGTGGCAAAGTTCCTGCACAAACATGATTTGGATCTGATCTGTCGCGCCCATCAG GTTGTTGAGGACGGCTATGAGTTCTTCGCCAAGCGACAGCTTGTGACTTTATTCTCAGCACCCAACTACTGCGGGGAGTTTGACAATGCTGGTGCTATGATGAGTGTGGATGAGACCCTCATGTGCTCTTTTCAG ATTTTGAAGCCCGCTGAGAAGAAGAAGCCAAATGGCAGCCGTCCAGTCACACCCCCACGGAACATGGTCACCAAGCAAGGCAAGAAATAA